One genomic region from Enoplosus armatus isolate fEnoArm2 chromosome 17, fEnoArm2.hap1, whole genome shotgun sequence encodes:
- the LOC139300305 gene encoding integrin alpha-3-like, translating to MATGVCVLLSVWVGVCMASNLDTSFPLLKTGGDGSLFGLSVALHQDLKTDSYLLLVGAPREKAEPNVTANRTGGVYNCPITADQSDCSRMKLIDPDLNLSEDLIEDMWLGVSVASQGRPGGRVLACGHRFVKLYGAFRLRHMIGRCYLRGNDLLYDDTDMHWQNPDQPCSHLGDVSGEVMCNMGISASITQTEIIVGSPGSYEWQGNVHVSWMNPDVVFDTQRSSFPNLQRRNIYIGYSVTQARRLLSQDIETIVTGAPKDSKEDARGSVLLAVKQSDKLMIQQTLRGEQMGSYFGNAVATTDLNNDGWNDLLVGAPFYFHRQQEVGGAVYVYMNAGGRFDSRPSVVLRGQAGSAFGMSVTAAGDLNQDGFQDFAVGAPFHETGSVMIWTGSSEGVSTEPSQVIWGSRVSPGFRTFGYSLSGGVDVDGNKYPDLLVGSLDDTVALLRTRPVIHLNKTLRVSPDVVDPNSCDFCIQVEVCFSYIFSTGEKSDRDNITVHFTVTADVTSLKSRLRFHDNGQSVYSGYLSMPKKQCETMRVRLLSPIRNKVEPLVFSLNVSLYEKLLKRRNDVQDLKRLPVLSHTPRPIKTQIHIQKACGSDNRCHSNLQMTAQFTDENQKPFPVQKDSQVLYYNTSINRLFLEVNISNTPSPGQSAEDAHNAALNISIPPLLIYSGVRTKGDIQAMVECSVVDAVLLCELGNPFKSNQKVQVLIIFQLDEISLDTRKIHSLLQLSTLSEQSDLSPVSVSMLVEYSLQTSLTLINPPGPASFSGHVIGESAMKKTGDVGGLLIFTLQVHIKGKPLGRLGNLLVEFDWPREVSNGKWLLYLAEIEVNGTSEPHCALPGNIINPLNLMLSNEEKKKKKKKKRSLDEEMKKKKREEQREKTLPVLHLQGQKKKSYTLDCGHGANCVTFVCPLFNMNNSATLTVRARLWKSTLIEDYSDARTVLVRGQATLKLQTNKPTINMESRSTEIEVHIYPDPGQQVDSSAPVWIIVVSVLAGVLLLALICLLLWKCGFFRRASTREMYQAKTQKAHMKSQPSENERLDKEL from the exons ATGgcgacaggtgtgtgtgtgctgctgagtgtgtgGGTCGGTGTGTGCATGGCGTCTAACCTCGACACGTCGTTCCCGCTGCTGAAGACGGGCGGAGACGGAAGTCTGTTCGGACTGTCTGTTGCTCTGCACCAAGACCTGAAGACAGACAGTTACCT GCTATTGGTCGGAGCTCCCAGGGAGAAGGCGGAGCCTAATGTTACAGCCAATCGAACAGGAGGAGTGTACAACTGCCCGATCACCGCTGACCAATCAGACTGCAGCAGGATGAAGCTCATAGACCCAG ACTTAAACCTGTCCGAGGACCTCATTGAGGACATGTGGTTGGGCGTCTCAGTCGCCAGTCAGGGGCGACCTGGGGGGAGGGTCCTG gCATGCGGTCATCGTTTCGTCAAACTCTACGGAGCGTTCAGACTCAGACACATGATTGGCCGGTGTTATCTCCGTGGAAACGACCTGCTGTACGACGACACAGACATGCACTGGCAGAACCCCGACCAGCCCTGCAG tcacCTGGGTGATGTCAGTGGTGAGGTCATGTGTAACATGGGCATTTCTGCCTCCATCACTCAGACTGAAATCATTGTCGGCTCACCTGGAAGCTACGAATGGCAAG gtaACGTCCATGTCTCTTGGATGAATCCAGATGTTGTCTTTGACACCCAGAGGAGCTCTTTCCCCAACCTGCAGCGCAGAAACATTTATATag gaTATTCGGTCACTCAGGCTCGTCGTCTTCTCTCTCAGGATATTGAAACCATAGTAACAG GAGCTCCTAAGGACAGTAAAGAAGATGCTCGAGGCTCTGTACTGTTGGCAGTGAAACAGTCCGACAAACTGATGATTCAGCAGACTCTGCGCGGTGAACAGATGGGCTCGTACTTCGGTAACGCCGTGGCGACCACCGACCTCAACAATGACGG GTGGAACGACCTGCTGGTGGGCGCTCCTTTTTACTTCCATCGTCAGCAGGAGGTGGGCGGGGCAGTTTATGTTTACATGAACGCAGGAGGTCGGTTTGATTCTCGGCCCAGTGTGGTGCTGAGAGGACAGGCTGGATCTGCGTTCGGTATGTCTGTCACTGCCGCCGGAGACCTGAACCAAGATGGCTTCCAGG ACTTTGCAGTCGGAGCACCATtccatgaaacaggaagtgtgatgATCTGGACTGGGAGCAGTGAGGGGGTTTCTACAGAACCGAGCCAG GTGATCTGGGGCAGCAGGGTCTCCCCTGGGTTCAGGACTTTCGGGTACTCTCTGTCTGGAGGTGTGGATGTTGATGGGAACAAATATCCAGACCTGTTGGTTGGGTCTTTGGACGACACCGTGGCTCTGCTCAG AACTCGTCCAGTCATTCACCTCAATAAAACCCTCCGAGTTTCTCCGGATGTCGTCGACCCGAACAGCTGTGACTTCTG tatTCAGGTGGAGGTGTGTTTCTCCTACATCTTCAGCACCGGAGAGAAGAGCGACAGAGACAACATCA ccgTCCACTTCACTGTGACCGCTGACGTCACCAGCCTCAAGTCTCGCCTCCGTTTCCATGACAACGGGCAGAGCGTGTACTCTGGTTACCTGTCGatgccaaaaaaacaatgtgaaaccATGAGAGTCAGACTGCTG aGTCCGATCCGAAACAAAGTGGAACCTTTGGTGTTCTCCCTGAATGTCTCTCTGTACGAGAAACTTCTCAAGAGAAGAAACGACGTACAGGACCTGAAGCGCCTTCCTGTTCTGAGCCACACACCCAGACCCATCAAAACCCAG ATCCACATCCAGAAGGCCTGTGGTTCTGATAACCGTTGCCATAGTAACCTGCAGATGACAGCCCAGTTCACAGATGAGAACCAGAAACCCTTCCCCGT GCAGAAGGACAGTCAGGTGTTGTACTACAATACCAGCATTAACCGATTGTTTCTGGAGGTTAATATCAGCAACACACCATCACCGGGCCAATCAGCAGAGGATGCTCACAATGCTGCTTTGAATATTAGCATCCCACCGTTGCTCATATACTCTGGAGTCCGAACAAAG GGTGACATCCAGGCGATGGTGGAGTGTTCTGTTGTGGATGCTGTTCTTTTGTGTGAGCTGGGGAACCCATTCAAAAGCAACCAGAAG GTTCAGGTGTTGATCATATTTCAGCTGGATGAGATCAGTTTAGACACCAGAAAGATtcactctctgctgcagctgtccac gCTCAGTGAGCAGTCAGacctgtctcctgtctctgtctccatgttGGTGGAGTATTCACTGCAGACATCCCTCACTTT AATCAATCCGCCAGGCCCTGCCTCCTTCAGTGGTCATGTGATTGGTGAATCGGCCATGAAGAAGACGGGGGATGTTGGCGGTCTGCTAATCTTCACCTTGCAG GTACACATCAAAGGGAAGCCACTGGGTCGCCTAGGCAACCTGCTGGTGGAGTTTGATTGGCCGAGGGAGGTGTCTAATGGGAAGTGGCTGCTGTACCTTGCTGAGATCGAAGTGAACGGCACATCAGAGCCTCATTGTGCTTTGCCCGGCAACATCATCAACCCCCTCAACCTCATG ttgtcaaatgaggagaagaagaagaagaagaagaagaagaggagtctggacgaggagatgaagaagaagaagagggaggagcagagagaaaaaactcTACctgtcctccacctgcagggacagaaaaagaagtcTTACACTCTG gacTGTGGACATGGGGCTAACTGTGTGACGTTCGTCTGTCCGCTGTTCAACATGAACAACTCAGCAACTCTGACTGTCAGAGCCAGACTGTGGAAGTCCACCTTGATCGAG gactACAGTGATGCGAGGACTGTGTTGGTTCGAGGCCAGGCAACTCTGAAGCTACAGACTAACAAACCGACCATCAACATGGAGTCTCGCAGTACAGAG ATTGAGGTCCACATTTATCCGGACCCAGGGCAGCAGGTGGACTCAAGTGCCCCTGTGTGGATCATAGTGGTGTCTGTCCTGGCTGGAGTCTTACTGCTGGCTCTGATCTGCTTGCTGCTCTGGAAG TGTGGTTTCTTCAGGAGAGCCAGCACCAGAGAGATGTACCAGGCAAAGACCCAGAAAGCCCACATGAAGAGCCAGCCATCTGAGAACGAGAGGCTGGACAAGGAGCTCTGA